In the Scyliorhinus torazame isolate Kashiwa2021f chromosome 4, sScyTor2.1, whole genome shotgun sequence genome, one interval contains:
- the LOC140410741 gene encoding nuclear receptor coactivator 7-like isoform X8: protein MRSPRIPNNIRIVFKAKGDDGSFVQIITIEEAKRRQSVGSFYEEEAEDLQPVLTDPSVLLEGFHIEKLTQHLPARTQGYAWRLMYSTAVHGTSLRTLYRSLAVVDTPVLLVVKDMDNQIFGALASHPFRLSDHCFGTGETFLYTFNPQFKIFRWSGENSYFIKGDRDSLELGGGSGHFGLWLDADLYHGRSKPCSTFNNETLSKKEDFIVQDLEVWTFV from the exons ATGAGGAGCCCCAGAATACCAAATAATATTAGAATTGTATTCAAAGCAAAGGGAGATGATGGATCCTTTGTGCAG ATCATCACCATTGAAGAGGCAAAACGACGGCAAAGCGTTGGTAGTTTTTATGAAGAAGAGGCAGAAGATCTACAACCTGTTCTTACAGATCCTAGTGTACTGCTGGAGGGTTTCCATATTGAAAAG CTAACACAACACCTTCCTGCAAGAACACAGGGTTATGCTTGGCGACTTATGTACAGTACAGCAGTTCATGGAACAAGCTTAAGAACCCTTTACCGCAGTTTGGCTGTTGTTGATACTCCTGTTCTTCTTGTTGTCAAAGACATGGATAATCAG ATATTTGGAGCATTGGCATCACATCCATTTCGATTAAGTGACCATTGCTTTGGTACAGGAGAAACCTTTCTCTACACATTCAATCCACAGTTCAAG ATATTCAGGTGGAGTGGAGAAAACTCATACTTCATTAAAGGAGATAGAGACTCTTTAGAACTAGGTGGAGGCAG TGGCCATTTTGGCTTATGGCTTGACGCAGATTTATATCATGGACGAAGCAAACCATGTAGCACATTTAACAATGAAACACTGTCAAAAAAAGAAGACTTCATTGTGCAAGATCTGGAAGTGTGGACTTTTGTATAA